A single window of Zootoca vivipara chromosome 17, rZooViv1.1, whole genome shotgun sequence DNA harbors:
- the LOC118076594 gene encoding RNA-binding protein 4B isoform X3, with amino-acid sequence MVKLFIGNLPREATEQEIRSLFEQYGRVLECDIIKNYGFVHIEDKTAAEDAIRNLHHYKLHGVCINVEASKNKSKASTKLHVGNISTGCTNLELRTKFEEYGPVLECDIVKDYAFVHMERAEDAVEAIRGLDNTEFQDGVCCPDGVSELC; translated from the exons ATGGTGAAACTTTTTATTGGCAATCTTCCTCGGGAGGCCACGGAGCAGGAGATCCGCTCCCTTTTTGAGCAGTACGGACGGGTTCTGGAATGTGACATCATAAAGAACTACGGCTTTGTGCACATTGAGGACAAGACGGCAGCCGAGGATGCCATCCGCAACCTGCACCATTACAAGCTGCACGGGGTGTGCATCAACGTGGAGGCCAGTAAGAACAAGAGCAAGGCTTCCACCAAACTGCATGTAGGCAACATCAGCACCGGATGCACCAACCTGGAGCTGCGAACCAAGTTTGAGGAGTATGGGCCGGTGCTTGAATGCGACATTGTTAAGGATTATGCGTTTGTGCACATGGAGAGAGCAGAGGATGCCGTGGAGGCCATCAGGGGCCTTGACAACACAGAATTCCAAG ATGGAGTTTGCTGTCCAGATGGTGTGTCAGAATTGTGTTGA
- the LOC118076594 gene encoding RNA-binding protein 4B isoform X1 produces the protein MVKLFIGNLPREATEQEIRSLFEQYGRVLECDIIKNYGFVHIEDKTAAEDAIRNLHHYKLHGVCINVEASKNKSKASTKLHVGNISTGCTNLELRTKFEEYGPVLECDIVKDYAFVHMERAEDAVEAIRGLDNTEFQGKRMRVQLSTSRLRTAPGMGDKSGCYRCGKEGHWSKECPVDRTGQVPELAETYSEQYGMVRTPYPTGYGDPVYYDDPYGMVDYYKRYRARSAAAYGASAYDTYAEQTMAQYSQYAQYSQATAMANRLSTALEPYERALLPASGTAAAVAAAAAAATSSFYTRDRSPLRRSAAAASTVGDVYGYERVQLSPVPRSSLYDVQRFGRDAGADRLRYSAY, from the exons ATGGTGAAACTTTTTATTGGCAATCTTCCTCGGGAGGCCACGGAGCAGGAGATCCGCTCCCTTTTTGAGCAGTACGGACGGGTTCTGGAATGTGACATCATAAAGAACTACGGCTTTGTGCACATTGAGGACAAGACGGCAGCCGAGGATGCCATCCGCAACCTGCACCATTACAAGCTGCACGGGGTGTGCATCAACGTGGAGGCCAGTAAGAACAAGAGCAAGGCTTCCACCAAACTGCATGTAGGCAACATCAGCACCGGATGCACCAACCTGGAGCTGCGAACCAAGTTTGAGGAGTATGGGCCGGTGCTTGAATGCGACATTGTTAAGGATTATGCGTTTGTGCACATGGAGAGAGCAGAGGATGCCGTGGAGGCCATCAGGGGCCTTGACAACACAGAATTCCAAG GCAAACGAATGCGCGTGCAGTTGTCCACCAGCCGTCTCAGGACCGCACCCGGGATGGGAGACAAGAGTGGCTGCTACCGGTGTGGGAAGGAGGGTCACTGGTCTAAAGAGTGCCCGGTAGATCGCACGGGGCAAGTGCCCGAGTTGGCCGAAACTTATAGCGAGCAATACGGAATGGTGCGCACCCCCTACCCTACGGGCTATGGGGACCCCGTGTATTATGATGACCCTTATGGAATGGTGGACTACTATAAACGGTATCGCGCGAGGTCCGCCGCGGCGTATGGGGCTTCTGCATACGACACTTATGCGGAGCAGACCATGGCCCAGTATTCCCAGTACGCCCAGTACTCACAAGCCACAGCCATGGCCAATCGCCTCTCCACTGCCTTAGAGCCCTACGAGAgggccttgctgcctgcctcGGGAactgcagcagcagtagctgctGCGGCGGCGGCCGCGACTTCCTCATTTTACACCCGGGATAGAAGCCCCCTGCGTCGCTCGGCAGCTGCGGCTTCCACCGTCGGAGACGTGTACGGATACGAGCGTGTTCAGCTTTCTCCCGTTCCGCGATCATCCCTCTACGATGTCCAGCGGTTCGGGCGGGATGCAGGCGCGGACAGGTTGCGATACTCCGCGTATTGA
- the LOC118076594 gene encoding RNA-binding protein 4B isoform X2, protein MVKLFIGNLPREATEQEIRSLFEQYGRVLECDIIKNYGFVHIEDKTAAEDAIRNLHHYKLHGVCINVEASKNKSKASTKLHVGNISTGCTNLELRTKFEEYGPVLECDIVKDYAFVHMERAEDAVEAIRGLDNTEFQGRLFEGWTSGSCGTSATKLCQASRCVNLCLAWSH, encoded by the exons ATGGTGAAACTTTTTATTGGCAATCTTCCTCGGGAGGCCACGGAGCAGGAGATCCGCTCCCTTTTTGAGCAGTACGGACGGGTTCTGGAATGTGACATCATAAAGAACTACGGCTTTGTGCACATTGAGGACAAGACGGCAGCCGAGGATGCCATCCGCAACCTGCACCATTACAAGCTGCACGGGGTGTGCATCAACGTGGAGGCCAGTAAGAACAAGAGCAAGGCTTCCACCAAACTGCATGTAGGCAACATCAGCACCGGATGCACCAACCTGGAGCTGCGAACCAAGTTTGAGGAGTATGGGCCGGTGCTTGAATGCGACATTGTTAAGGATTATGCGTTTGTGCACATGGAGAGAGCAGAGGATGCCGTGGAGGCCATCAGGGGCCTTGACAACACAGAATTCCAAG GTAGGCTATTTGAGGGCTGGACGTCGGGTTCCTGTGGTACATCCGCGACAAAACTGTGCCAGGCTTCACGATGTGTCAATTTGTGTTTAGCATGGTCTCACTAA
- the CCDC87 gene encoding coiled-coil domain-containing protein 87 codes for MNSFVPLPRRELYALDNTEKANQQLHDHYQRILAPLSLFPATVSRLRSSIDKGPSATSSLQKPVPVPISLTNLMQFLKGRMEVRTQWPQTPNPQQLAFQQVILTEVKHIFKDVQRSLYDPAFSPQENRELYQYLVTYIGLVCQHLFRRYLSIMERHRALSVFTDCANLTRFSAQLSLECSRLLNVAAVRHRLIMETKTLQLRQTEISRKQVSLVGWKSMQMDTCNLSLSIDYFIRLMKPHVPTMKQKIAKDIKELEDLPLLDMNKIKQLNLPRPSSSSHFRQMQSEVMTMPCPHTSTLGDRAKLQRVKRGISSSLKRSQSLPNMRVGQLLADELGIRLSVRPLSPDLPCHYGETTEDDGLKGMAGLAEDLRRLAQRPVLKSSQQKGDEDEDLELPPLIKALTRRKTNEVRLEQLQRILCSLQREESFEMSRKNTMIAAPATHPQAATVNFKVNERMVVKAADMQVSERTYVEAVSMELCPVIYNHLLGEIDNATIKSLDANLSTGEEVREMYKELMNTIPKDHLKLDLGPLTESPATNIQLAGCFASSTLTRGKSEQVINKDLSNILPPGPFVPEEVSESPNASFKKHSGKKERTSWLKWWKATFNTDDYLKYIGTKDSDYLPVIFHLYSVKEDEEQQPVLDEVQIMKREKAKRAVMKKAAELQTKKEEFEHGKWNSKSPMPRGLETTVFCSDHTSEDLKVFQRRLERLWTVLHFSEQERLDMAIKYSSNPYYWLLPDMLQAWETAARSIQDRELLLADLERFEETASNPNRLFNLAPRSFITRMKESRTRNFLRSELAQYDSDLYFILNNIKDSYNDTVTYKGRPYLQKMAWDTVEMLYWLQQERRANTLRRVVQKRGLFRRLPPIT; via the coding sequence ATGAATTCGTTTGTCCCGCTTCCCCGGCGCGAGCTGTACGCCCTAGACAACACGGAAAAGGCCAACCAGCAGCTGCATGACCACTACCAGCGGATCCTCGCTCCCCTGTCCCTCTTCCCGGCCACTGTCTCCAGGTTGAGGAGCTCGATCGACAAAGGGCCCTCTGCCACCTCGTCCCTGCAGAAGCCTGTGCCTGTGCCCATCTCCCTGACCAACCTCATGCAGTTCCTAAAAGGCCGGATGGAGGTGAGGACCCAGTGGCCGCAAACGCCTAACCCGCAGCAGCTGGCCTTCCAGCAGGTCATCCTAACTGAGGTCAAGCACATATTTAAGGATGTACAACGTTCCCTGTATGACCCAGCCTTCAGTCCCCAGGAAAATAGGGAACTCTACCAGTACCTGGTGACTTACATTGGCTTGGTATGCCAACACCTTTTTCGTCGCTATCTGTCTATCATGGAGCGCCATCGTGCACTGTCTGTCTTCACGGACTGTGCCAACCTAACTCGCTTCTCTGCCCAACTCTCTCTGGAATGTTCCAGGCTCCTCAATGTAGCAGCCGTCCGCCACCGCCTAATAATGGAGACGAAGACCCTGCAACTCCGCCAGACCGAAATATCCAGGAAGCAGGTTAGCCTGGTGGGTTGGAAGTCAATGCAGATGGACACGTGCAATCTGAGTCTCAGCATCGACTACTTCATCAGGCTCATGAAACCTCACGTACCAACGATGAAACAGAAGATAGCAAAGGATATCAAGGAACTGGAGGACTTACCTTTGTTAGACATGAACAAAATAAAGCAGTTAAATCTACCAAGACCGAGCTCTAGTAGCCACTTTAGACAAATGCAGTCTGAAGTGATGACAATGCCATGCCCACACACCAGTACTTTAGGAGATCGGGCTAAACTACAGCGGGTTAAGCGTGGCATTTCCAGCAGTCTCAAGAGGAGCCAGTCGTTGCCCAATATGAGAGTTGGACAGCTCCTAGCAGATGAACTTGGAATTCGTTTATCTGTGCGCCCTCTCAGCCCTGATCTGCCTTGTCATTATGGTGAGACCACTGAAGATGATGGGCTCAAGGGAATGGCCGGGCTGGCTGAGGACCTCCGAAGGCTAGCACAGAGACCAGTCCTGAAAAGCAGCCAGCAGAAAGGAGATGAGGATGAGGATTTAGAACTCCCTCCCCTCATTAAAGCCTTGACACGGCGCAAGACTAATGAGGTTCGCCTTGAGCAACTTCAGAGAATACTTTGCTCTCTGCAACGAGAGGAGTCCTTTGAGATGTCACGGAAGAACACCATGATTGCTGCCCCAGCCACACATCCTCAGGCTGCAACAGTGAACTTTAAAGTCAACGAAAGGATGGTTGTGAAGGCAGCTGATATGCAAGTGTCAGAAAGAACCTACGTAGAAGCTGTGTCTATGGAGCTATGCCCAGTAATTTACAACCACCTCCTTGGAGAGATAGATAATGCTACAATTAAGTCTCTGGATGCAAATCTTTCCACTGGTGAAGAGGTCAGGGAGATGTACAAGGAACTAATGAATACTATCCCAAAAGACCACCTGAAACTCGACCTAGGGCCCCTGACAGAATCCCCAGCAACCAACATTCAACTGGCTGGGTGCTTTGCTTCCTCGACATTGACTAGGGGGAAAAGTGAACAGGTCATTAATAAAGACCTGAGTAACATCCTGCCACCTGGACCATTTGTCCCTGAAGAAGTGTCGGAGAGTCCAAATGCATCCTTCAAAAAACATTCAGGTAAAAAAGAACGTACCTCTTGGCTTAAATGGTGGAAAGCAACATTCAACACTGACGATTACTTGAAATACATTGGCACCAAGGACTCTGATTATTTGCCAGTGATATTTCATTTATACAGCGTTAAGGAAGATGAGGAGCAACAGCCTGTATTGGATGAGGTGCAAATAATGAAACGAGAGAAGGCAAAGAGGGCTGTGATGAAGAAAGCTGCTGAACTTCAAACCAAGAAGGAAGAATTTGAGCATGGGAAGTGGAATTCCAAAAGCCCTATGCCGCGGGGGTTGGAAACTACTGTTTTTTGCTCTGACCACACATCTGAGGATCTCAAGGTCTTTCAGAGAAGGCTGGAAAGACTGTGGACAGTTCTTCATTTCTCTGAACAGGAAAGGCTGGATATGGCAATTAAGTACAGCTCCAACCCATATTACTGGCTGCTCCCAGACATGCTCCAAGCTTGGGAGACAGCAGCACGGTCTATCCAGGACAGAGAACTCCTGCTGGCTGATTTGGAACGGTTTGAAGAAACTGCTTCGAATCCAAACCGCTTGTTCAACTTAGCCCCCCGCTCCTTCATAACAAGAATGAAGGAATCCAGAACCAGGAACTTCTTGCGCTCTGAGTTGGCCCAGTATGACTCAGATCTCTATTTCATCCTGAACAACATCAAAGATTCTTACAATGACACAGTGACCTACAAGGGACGCCCATACCTGCAGAAGATGGCATGGGACACAGTGGAGATGCTCTATTGGCTACAGCAGGAGCGACGTGCCAATACATTGAGGAGAGTAGTCCAGAAAAGGGGCCTATTTAGAAGACTTCCTCCTATCACTTAA